In Moorella sp. Hama-1, a single genomic region encodes these proteins:
- the fabG gene encoding 3-oxoacyl-ACP reductase FabG, translated as MKKLAGKITIVTGGGRGIGKGIAVKLATEGSKVLVADVAIENANAVVAEIKTQNREAAAYQCNIANRSEVEEMFKFVEDNLGPLYCLVNNAGINRDAMLHKMTMEQWDQVIAVNLTGTFYCTQLAAQLMRERERGRIINIASASWLGNIGQANYAASKAGVVGLTKTAAKELAKKGITVNAICPGFIDTEMTRGVPEKVWDIMISKIPMGRVGKPEDVANLVAFLASEEAGYITGEVINVGGGFIL; from the coding sequence ATGAAAAAGTTAGCAGGTAAAATTACTATTGTAACCGGTGGTGGCCGGGGCATTGGAAAGGGTATTGCCGTAAAGCTAGCAACTGAGGGTTCCAAGGTGCTAGTAGCAGATGTGGCGATAGAGAACGCCAATGCAGTTGTAGCAGAAATTAAGACGCAAAACCGGGAGGCGGCAGCCTATCAATGTAACATTGCTAATCGTAGTGAAGTAGAAGAGATGTTTAAATTCGTGGAAGATAATTTAGGCCCGCTTTATTGCCTGGTGAACAATGCCGGTATTAATCGCGATGCTATGCTGCACAAAATGACGATGGAGCAATGGGACCAGGTTATTGCAGTAAACTTAACCGGTACTTTTTATTGTACCCAACTTGCCGCTCAATTAATGCGGGAACGGGAAAGGGGGAGAATTATCAATATCGCCTCGGCAAGCTGGCTGGGCAATATCGGGCAGGCCAATTATGCCGCTTCCAAAGCTGGCGTGGTCGGCCTTACCAAAACGGCGGCTAAAGAACTCGCCAAAAAGGGTATTACTGTTAATGCTATATGTCCTGGCTTTATAGATACCGAAATGACGAGAGGTGTGCCCGAAAAAGTCTGGGATATTATGATTAGCAAAATTCCTATGGGACGAGTCGGAAAACCGGAAGATGTTGCTAACCTTGTCGCCTTTCTTGCTTCTGAAGAGGCAGGATATATAACCGGAGAAGTTATCAATGTCGGAGGAGGATTTATTCTTTAG
- a CDS encoding acyl CoA:acetate/3-ketoacid CoA transferase has translation MKCPKFISGKEVAQLIFDGATIASVGMTLVSACEEILKAIEKSFLETGHPCNLTLIHSAGQSDRDRGIQHYAHEGLVTRIIGSHWGLQPRWMEMISSNKVEAYCMPQGQLAQIYRSLACGQPGKISKVGLGTFVDPRIEGGKMNERTKPLKDLIEVITINNEEYLLYKIPPIDFVIIRGTTADENGNITTEEEGMLLEVLPAVLATKRFGGKVICQVKRVAQAHSLHPKKVIVPGVFVDAIVVCQNPDEDHRQTSSWVFDPAYSGDLRVPVSIMEPYPLNIRKVIGRRALMELEPDAIINLGTGIPNDVVGPIAAEEGILDDITITVESGVYGGIPAGGIDFGIAKNTDALIRHDDQFDFYNGAGADFTFMGAGEMDAEGNINATKMGTRAAGAGGFIDITQCAKHVVFCSTFTADGLKVDFTDGKVKILQEGKIKKLVNQVQQISFSGYLARQRHQKVHFVTERAIFELHEDGPVLVEIAPGIDLEKDILAQMEFRPRIAEPLQVTKSTLYNKGKYGLKEIILAKKS, from the coding sequence ATGAAGTGTCCAAAATTTATTAGTGGAAAGGAAGTAGCCCAACTAATTTTCGATGGAGCTACCATCGCTTCGGTAGGAATGACTCTTGTTAGCGCCTGCGAAGAGATTCTTAAGGCTATTGAAAAAAGTTTTCTTGAAACCGGGCACCCATGTAATTTAACCTTAATTCATTCAGCCGGCCAGAGTGATCGTGATCGAGGTATCCAGCACTATGCTCATGAAGGACTTGTAACGCGAATTATAGGTTCTCATTGGGGTTTACAACCGCGATGGATGGAAATGATTAGTAGCAATAAAGTAGAAGCTTATTGTATGCCTCAGGGGCAACTGGCTCAAATTTATCGAAGTTTAGCTTGTGGTCAACCTGGTAAAATTTCAAAAGTTGGTCTAGGTACTTTTGTTGATCCACGCATTGAAGGCGGTAAAATGAACGAAAGGACTAAGCCGCTAAAAGATTTAATTGAAGTTATTACCATTAATAATGAGGAGTATTTGCTTTATAAAATACCCCCTATTGATTTTGTAATCATTCGTGGTACCACAGCTGATGAAAACGGCAATATTACTACCGAAGAAGAAGGTATGTTACTCGAGGTTTTGCCAGCAGTATTAGCTACTAAACGTTTTGGCGGTAAAGTAATTTGTCAGGTTAAACGCGTAGCTCAAGCCCATTCTCTTCATCCCAAAAAAGTAATTGTACCAGGAGTTTTTGTTGATGCTATCGTTGTTTGCCAAAACCCAGACGAAGATCACCGCCAGACGTCAAGTTGGGTTTTTGACCCCGCCTATAGTGGCGATTTGCGAGTTCCTGTTTCTATTATGGAACCGTATCCACTAAATATCCGAAAAGTGATCGGGCGACGGGCTTTAATGGAACTCGAACCAGATGCCATTATTAATCTTGGTACTGGCATCCCCAATGATGTTGTTGGTCCCATTGCAGCTGAAGAGGGTATCCTTGATGATATTACAATCACCGTCGAATCTGGGGTCTATGGTGGTATTCCTGCTGGAGGCATAGACTTTGGTATTGCCAAAAATACTGATGCTTTAATCCGGCATGATGATCAATTTGATTTTTATAATGGGGCAGGCGCGGACTTCACCTTTATGGGTGCAGGAGAAATGGATGCCGAAGGCAATATTAATGCCACTAAAATGGGCACGCGAGCTGCAGGAGCAGGAGGATTTATCGACATTACCCAATGTGCTAAACATGTAGTTTTCTGTTCCACCTTTACCGCTGATGGATTAAAGGTAGATTTTACAGACGGCAAAGTGAAAATCCTGCAAGAAGGGAAAATTAAAAAACTGGTTAATCAGGTTCAACAGATTTCTTTCAGTGGCTATTTAGCACGTCAAAGACACCAAAAAGTACATTTTGTTACCGAAAGGGCTATCTTCGAATTGCATGAAGACGGGCCAGTATTGGTGGAAATTGCCCCGGGCATTGATCTGGAAAAAGATATATTAGCGCAAATGGAATTCCGTCCCCGTATTGCTGAACCTTTACAGGTAACTAAATCAACTCTTTATAATAAGGGTAAATATGGATTGAAGGAGATAATTTTAGCTAAAAAATCTTAA
- a CDS encoding thiolase family protein, translating into MQDIVIVSCVRTAVGTKGGSLKDIHQTDLGAMVIKEAVRRAGLEGNQIDEVIVGNVGQVAESGFIARMCSLKAGLPLETTAFSVNRQCGSGLQAINSAVQEIQSGNAEIVVACGTENMDQLPYYVRKARYGYGFGHGQFEDGLLTILTWPLGPYPNGVTAENIAERYRISREEQDAFALNSQRKAEAAIKAGKFVEEILPIEVPAGKRETKMFAQDEHPRFGLTMEQLAKLKPAFREGGTVTAGNSSGINDGAGAVVVMSAEKANELGIKPLLLIRSQAVAGVDPDVMGIGPAPATKKAVEKAGLRLDDIDLFELNEAFASQSIAVMRILGLPEEKVNVNGGAIALGHPIGATGVILTVKLQKEMVRRQTKYGVVTMCIGGGQGIATVFENIA; encoded by the coding sequence ATGCAAGATATAGTTATAGTCAGTTGCGTTCGCACAGCAGTAGGAACTAAGGGCGGTAGTCTAAAGGATATCCATCAGACCGACCTGGGCGCCATGGTAATTAAGGAAGCCGTCCGCCGGGCTGGTTTAGAGGGGAACCAGATTGACGAGGTTATTGTCGGTAACGTCGGTCAGGTTGCCGAAAGCGGTTTTATTGCCAGGATGTGTTCTTTAAAGGCAGGCTTACCCCTTGAAACAACGGCTTTCTCCGTCAATCGCCAATGCGGCTCTGGATTACAGGCGATCAATAGTGCCGTCCAGGAAATCCAGAGCGGCAATGCAGAAATTGTCGTCGCCTGTGGTACCGAGAATATGGACCAGCTACCATATTATGTACGTAAAGCCCGTTATGGTTACGGGTTCGGTCATGGCCAGTTTGAGGACGGCCTGCTTACTATTTTAACCTGGCCTTTGGGACCGTATCCAAACGGAGTAACAGCAGAAAATATTGCCGAGCGTTACAGGATTTCCAGGGAAGAGCAGGATGCCTTTGCCCTGAATAGCCAGCGCAAGGCTGAAGCCGCCATTAAGGCCGGCAAATTTGTTGAGGAAATCCTGCCAATAGAAGTCCCTGCCGGCAAACGGGAAACCAAAATGTTTGCCCAGGATGAACATCCCCGATTTGGCCTCACCATGGAACAACTGGCAAAGTTAAAACCTGCCTTCAGAGAAGGTGGCACTGTTACTGCGGGTAATTCCTCTGGTATCAACGATGGCGCCGGAGCCGTGGTTGTAATGTCGGCTGAAAAAGCCAACGAACTTGGTATTAAGCCCTTATTGCTAATTCGTAGCCAGGCAGTAGCCGGCGTTGATCCTGATGTTATGGGTATCGGTCCGGCCCCGGCAACCAAAAAGGCTGTAGAGAAGGCAGGTTTGAGGCTGGACGACATTGATCTCTTTGAACTAAATGAAGCCTTTGCCTCGCAATCCATTGCCGTTATGCGTATCCTAGGGCTTCCCGAAGAAAAGGTGAACGTCAACGGTGGCGCCATTGCCCTGGGTCATCCTATCGGTGCCACCGGAGTAATCTTGACGGTTAAGCTGCAAAAAGAAATGGTACGCCGCCAGACCAAATATGGTGTCGTTACCATGTGCATTGGTGGCGGTCAAGGTATTGCTACCGTCTTTGAAAATATAGCTTAA
- a CDS encoding class I adenylate-forming enzyme family protein yields MAVSGMGKWFEEAEKDIIIQSQEGIEHRYYNLIYDNLWEDFSRTVLRHPNKPALYVNNEYVSYYNFAERIINFASGLSSQCKIKKGDVVALLMVNSIEFCISFYATIYLGAIALPLSTKLKSTELSFMLTDSKAKILITNPEWIPNINPIIKDTYIEKIVITPPTRNSSSYKSSDSSHIPYHALFLNTKINPPPIAREDGAVIMYTSGTTGHPKGAYLTHFNLLQSIISYERTLKLSSEDSTLIAVPIFHITGLAALFLLFMHIGGTIHLLPYFNEKKVLDILDKHSITFFHAAPTVYIMLMDYGRDYYKLPFLRKAACGGGPISEETIIKLKRWMPNLEFHTIYGLTETSSPATIFPTDIVIKSKMVSCGLPIPVVDCKIIDENGMDITGKGIGELCIRGPVVAQKYWHNEVATAQAFKDGWFKTGDIAKIDAEGYVYILDRLKDMINRGGEKIYTLEVENIIYSHPQVKEVAVIGAADPVYGEVARAIVIPNGSNISETDIQEWVKQRLAKYKVPKYVNFVSELPKNVNGKIDKKFLREKYQSV; encoded by the coding sequence ATGGCTGTTAGCGGCATGGGAAAATGGTTTGAGGAGGCAGAAAAAGATATAATAATTCAAAGTCAGGAAGGGATAGAACATCGGTATTACAATTTAATCTATGATAACTTATGGGAGGATTTTTCCCGGACTGTATTGAGACATCCAAACAAGCCTGCTTTATATGTGAATAATGAATACGTAAGTTATTATAACTTTGCAGAACGGATTATAAATTTTGCTAGTGGTTTATCAAGCCAATGTAAAATCAAAAAAGGTGATGTAGTTGCCCTTCTAATGGTAAATAGCATCGAGTTTTGCATCAGTTTTTATGCAACAATATATTTGGGAGCTATAGCTCTGCCATTAAGTACTAAATTAAAATCCACTGAATTAAGCTTTATGCTTACAGATTCTAAAGCTAAGATCTTAATAACTAATCCTGAATGGATACCCAATATTAATCCCATTATAAAAGATACCTATATAGAAAAAATAGTCATAACCCCGCCTACGCGAAATAGTTCCTCTTATAAATCTAGCGACAGTTCTCATATACCTTATCACGCTCTTTTTTTAAATACAAAAATCAATCCACCTCCTATTGCTAGAGAAGATGGCGCTGTTATTATGTATACCTCTGGAACTACAGGGCATCCAAAAGGAGCTTATCTCACTCATTTTAACCTCTTACAAAGCATCATTAGTTATGAACGAACTTTAAAGCTATCTTCTGAGGATAGCACCTTAATAGCTGTACCTATTTTTCATATAACTGGTTTAGCTGCCCTGTTTTTATTGTTTATGCATATCGGAGGTACTATCCATTTATTACCCTATTTTAATGAAAAAAAAGTCCTAGACATTTTAGATAAGCATTCTATTACGTTTTTCCATGCTGCCCCTACAGTATATATCATGTTAATGGATTATGGACGTGACTATTATAAACTCCCATTTTTACGGAAGGCTGCTTGTGGTGGAGGGCCTATCTCAGAAGAAACGATAATTAAATTAAAAAGATGGATGCCTAATTTAGAATTTCATACCATTTATGGTCTTACCGAAACAAGCTCCCCGGCAACTATATTTCCTACAGATATTGTAATTAAATCCAAAATGGTTTCCTGTGGTCTACCAATCCCAGTAGTTGATTGTAAAATTATAGACGAAAACGGAATGGATATTACTGGTAAAGGCATTGGGGAACTTTGTATTCGGGGGCCAGTAGTAGCTCAAAAATATTGGCATAACGAGGTTGCTACTGCCCAAGCCTTTAAAGATGGTTGGTTTAAGACGGGTGATATAGCTAAAATAGACGCTGAAGGATATGTTTATATATTAGACAGGCTTAAAGATATGATTAATCGAGGCGGAGAAAAGATATATACTTTAGAGGTAGAAAACATTATTTATTCCCATCCGCAAGTAAAAGAAGTTGCTGTCATTGGTGCCGCTGATCCTGTTTATGGGGAAGTAGCAAGAGCAATAGTTATACCTAATGGGAGCAATATTTCCGAAACGGATATTCAAGAATGGGTAAAGCAACGTCTCGCCAAATATAAAGTTCCTAAGTACGTAAACTTTGTTTCTGAACTGCCAAAAAATGTCAACGGAAAAATCGATAAAAAATTTTTACGAGAGAAATATCAATCAGTATAA
- a CDS encoding LacI family DNA-binding transcriptional regulator translates to MRITIKDIARKSGVSSSTVSRVLTNHPSVDPKTREEVQKVIDRLGYRPSHIARGLVKGKIDIVALIIGDIRNPFYAELTRTIKEFLNKEGYMVVVCDSDYDPDKEEAYIRTADVYGFAGIIMITAMETETLLKQLKTINCPVVLLNRYLPSIETDFISVDNYTGGYLAGKHLLDLGHRNIAILAGHKNSSATYDRLNGFLDVFKQYNVNIDKERIVYGNLQWDSGYNFGKLLLNQYKDATAVFCGNDLMAIGLIEALNEYGKRVPEDFSIVGYDNNNIAPIVKLTTIHQPHLELGQAAAEVLLERMRGYKGAYKRIIFNPKLIVRKSTVSLI, encoded by the coding sequence ATGCGAATTACTATTAAAGACATTGCTCGAAAAAGCGGAGTTTCATCTTCAACTGTATCTCGTGTTCTTACCAATCATCCAAGTGTTGATCCTAAAACCCGGGAAGAAGTACAAAAGGTTATTGACCGTTTAGGCTATCGGCCTAGCCATATTGCAAGAGGGTTAGTAAAAGGAAAAATAGATATTGTTGCTTTGATAATTGGCGATATCCGAAATCCCTTCTACGCAGAGTTAACTAGAACGATAAAGGAATTCTTGAATAAAGAAGGTTATATGGTAGTAGTTTGCGATAGTGACTATGATCCTGATAAAGAAGAGGCATATATCAGGACAGCAGATGTATATGGCTTTGCAGGTATCATCATGATTACTGCAATGGAAACTGAAACCCTTCTTAAGCAATTAAAAACGATAAATTGTCCTGTTGTGCTTTTAAATCGTTATTTGCCTTCAATTGAAACTGATTTTATATCTGTAGATAACTATACAGGTGGATATTTGGCTGGAAAACATTTACTAGATTTAGGGCATCGTAACATTGCAATTTTAGCAGGGCATAAAAACTCTTCTGCCACCTATGATCGATTAAATGGTTTTCTTGATGTATTCAAACAATATAATGTCAATATTGATAAAGAAAGAATAGTATATGGTAATTTGCAATGGGATTCAGGATATAATTTTGGAAAGTTATTATTAAACCAATACAAAGACGCAACAGCAGTTTTTTGTGGAAACGATCTCATGGCAATAGGTTTAATAGAAGCGCTTAATGAATATGGTAAACGCGTTCCCGAAGATTTTAGTATCGTTGGTTATGATAACAATAATATTGCGCCCATAGTTAAGCTAACTACAATTCATCAACCTCATCTCGAATTGGGCCAAGCAGCGGCAGAGGTTCTGCTAGAAAGAATGAGAGGGTATAAGGGCGCTTACAAACGTATTATATTTAATCCTAAGTTAATTGTAAGAAAAAGTACCGTAAGTTTAATATAA
- a CDS encoding DUF302 domain-containing protein, which produces MEQQDLSYTVTTDKDFADAVRAVEEATAAQGMKVQHVHDVQATLKSKGYDSEPLKIIEICNARYAHEVLARDVMISLMMPCKVNVYTREGKTYISALRPTMLAEFFPHADLKEVANQVDAKIRAIVDAAR; this is translated from the coding sequence ATGGAACAGCAAGACCTCAGCTATACCGTCACTACGGATAAGGATTTTGCAGACGCCGTTAGAGCCGTCGAAGAGGCCACTGCCGCCCAGGGCATGAAGGTCCAGCATGTCCATGACGTCCAGGCCACCCTGAAGAGCAAAGGCTACGATTCTGAGCCGCTAAAAATCATTGAGATCTGCAATGCCCGCTACGCCCACGAAGTCCTGGCCAGGGACGTGATGATCAGCCTGATGATGCCCTGCAAGGTGAACGTCTACACCAGGGAGGGTAAGACCTACATCAGCGCCTTGCGACCCACCATGCTGGCCGAGTTTTTCCCCCATGCCGATCTGAAGGAAGTAGCCAATCAAGTAGATGCTAAAATTAGAGCTATCGTAGATGCAGCCCGGTGA
- a CDS encoding SPFH domain-containing protein gives MGDIFTFLLLLILIIFALSLVARTVRIVHQSQVLIIERLGKYYKTCNSGLNIIIPVIDNVRRVVDLRVQVLDSEPQPVITKDNVTMEIDTVVYYQITDPFKATYEIADLVRAMHYLTLTTLRDIIGNMELDQTLSSRDEINNRLRLVLDEATDKWGVRVERVEVKNINPPADIRQAMEAQMRAEREKRAAILQAEGQREAEIKKAEGDKQAQILRAEAEKEAQILRAEAERIANIKKAEGEAQAIKLVAAADANRIELVMKALKEADMDEKMLTMKSIEALMKLADSHNKVFIPYETANVLGSLGAIKEILAPGQGGGKGGSQGKCLEGQENSLAG, from the coding sequence TTGGGCGATATCTTTACTTTTTTATTGCTGCTCATCCTGATTATCTTCGCCCTGTCCCTGGTAGCCCGGACAGTGCGTATTGTCCACCAGTCCCAGGTTCTGATTATTGAGCGCCTGGGCAAGTATTATAAAACCTGTAACTCCGGCCTGAACATTATTATCCCGGTTATTGACAACGTCCGGCGGGTGGTGGACCTTAGAGTCCAGGTTCTCGATTCCGAGCCCCAGCCAGTTATCACCAAAGATAACGTAACCATGGAGATCGATACGGTGGTTTACTACCAGATCACCGACCCCTTTAAAGCCACCTACGAGATTGCCGACCTGGTGCGGGCCATGCACTACCTGACCCTGACCACCCTGCGCGATATTATCGGTAACATGGAACTGGACCAGACCCTATCCTCCCGGGATGAGATTAACAACCGCCTGCGGTTGGTGCTGGATGAAGCTACCGACAAGTGGGGCGTCCGGGTGGAGCGCGTTGAAGTGAAAAACATCAACCCGCCGGCCGACATCCGCCAGGCCATGGAAGCCCAGATGCGGGCCGAACGGGAAAAGCGGGCGGCCATCCTCCAGGCTGAAGGACAACGGGAAGCAGAAATCAAAAAGGCCGAGGGCGACAAGCAGGCCCAGATCCTGCGGGCTGAGGCCGAAAAGGAAGCCCAGATCCTCCGCGCCGAGGCCGAAAGAATAGCCAACATTAAAAAGGCCGAAGGTGAGGCCCAGGCCATTAAACTGGTGGCCGCTGCCGATGCCAACCGCATTGAGCTGGTCATGAAGGCCCTGAAAGAAGCCGACATGGATGAAAAGATGCTCACCATGAAATCCATTGAAGCCCTGATGAAGCTGGCCGACAGCCACAACAAAGTCTTTATCCCCTACGAGACCGCCAATGTCCTGGGGTCCCTGGGAGCGATTAAAGAAATCCTGGCTCCGGGCCAGGGGGGAGGAAAAGGCGGCAGTCAGGGAAAGTGCCTGGAAGGGCAGGAAAACAGCCTCGCCGGGTAG
- a CDS encoding NfeD family protein → MAWQIWVAIAIALVIAEIFSLTFYLILFAVGALGAALSQALGLSLSYQVGIFVVISIILAVFVQPILKRTFVVNHQGRPSNTDALVGQRGYVAEEVTGDRGLVKVNGETWSARSLDGQILAPGTLVEVIRVEGAKLLVKEAP, encoded by the coding sequence TTGGCCTGGCAAATCTGGGTAGCCATCGCCATTGCCCTGGTTATAGCCGAGATATTTTCCCTGACCTTTTATCTCATCCTCTTTGCCGTTGGTGCCCTGGGAGCGGCATTGAGCCAGGCCCTAGGTTTATCCCTCAGCTACCAGGTGGGCATCTTTGTCGTTATATCAATTATCCTGGCCGTCTTTGTCCAGCCAATTCTCAAACGCACCTTTGTAGTTAATCACCAGGGACGCCCGTCCAATACCGATGCCCTGGTAGGGCAAAGGGGGTATGTTGCCGAAGAGGTAACCGGTGATCGCGGTCTGGTTAAAGTTAACGGGGAAACCTGGTCGGCTCGTAGCCTGGACGGCCAGATCCTGGCTCCCGGCACGCTGGTCGAGGTGATACGAGTAGAAGGAGCAAAACTCCTGGTGAAAGAAGCCCCATAG
- a CDS encoding M55 family metallopeptidase — protein sequence MRVYISADMEGVAGVWAWEQVETRGGGEYTRYQRLMTAEVNTVIHGALQAGATAVCINDAHGGMRNLLVENLHPGAQLITGTPKKLGMMEGIDRGFTAACFLGYHARAGSAGILAHTYSDVVHCLQVNGQEMGELGLNALLAGYFGVPVVMVSGDQVLAGEARKLLGEIEVVIVKEALNYHAARSLSPRQVRAKLLQGIARALERKNLKPLSAPAPATVTIEFNDPARAAAAAILPRSRRLNAVTIAYTGDDYLEAYQAMRSLIALAKSS from the coding sequence ATGCGGGTCTACATATCGGCGGATATGGAAGGAGTCGCCGGGGTCTGGGCCTGGGAGCAGGTCGAAACCCGCGGTGGGGGGGAGTATACCCGTTACCAGAGGTTAATGACGGCGGAAGTCAATACCGTCATCCATGGGGCCCTGCAGGCCGGGGCCACGGCCGTCTGCATCAATGATGCCCACGGCGGGATGCGTAACCTCCTGGTTGAAAACCTGCATCCCGGAGCCCAGTTAATCACCGGCACGCCAAAGAAACTGGGTATGATGGAAGGTATCGACCGGGGCTTTACAGCTGCCTGTTTCCTGGGTTACCACGCCCGGGCCGGCAGTGCGGGGATCCTGGCCCATACCTACAGCGATGTGGTCCACTGCCTGCAGGTTAACGGGCAGGAAATGGGCGAACTGGGCCTGAACGCCCTGCTGGCCGGTTATTTCGGCGTGCCGGTGGTTATGGTAAGCGGCGACCAGGTCCTAGCAGGTGAAGCCCGGAAATTGCTGGGAGAAATAGAAGTGGTGATCGTCAAAGAGGCCCTTAACTATCATGCCGCCCGGTCGTTATCCCCGCGCCAAGTCAGAGCGAAACTCCTTCAGGGAATAGCCCGGGCCCTGGAGAGGAAAAACCTCAAGCCCCTGTCGGCGCCGGCCCCGGCCACGGTAACTATAGAATTTAACGACCCGGCCCGGGCCGCAGCAGCAGCCATCCTGCCCCGCAGCCGGAGACTTAATGCTGTAACCATTGCCTATACGGGTGATGATTACCTGGAAGCTTACCAGGCGATGAGGAGCCTTATCGCCCTGGCCAAAAGCAGTTGA
- a CDS encoding heavy-metal-associated domain-containing protein, with amino-acid sequence MSWYSQKAREALAGKQFHELQSGYSPQIRQVTMTLIVTDMKTEEDCKKIGNTLRNLPGVVSVNIIPRHRRVTVTYNLPQINLETIGYHITKLGYRYIQKA; translated from the coding sequence ATGAGCTGGTACAGCCAGAAGGCTAGGGAGGCTTTGGCCGGCAAACAATTCCACGAGCTGCAATCTGGTTATTCCCCCCAGATCCGGCAGGTCACCATGACCCTGATCGTCACTGATATGAAAACCGAAGAGGATTGTAAAAAAATCGGCAACACCCTGCGGAACCTGCCAGGGGTGGTAAGCGTAAATATCATCCCCCGGCACCGGCGGGTGACCGTGACCTATAATCTGCCCCAGATAAACCTGGAAACCATCGGCTACCACATCACCAAGCTCGGTTACCGCTATATCCAAAAGGCTTGA
- the safA gene encoding SafA/ExsA family spore coat assembly protein, producing the protein MSDVEKKVEATSVSEAEAKHMQPACPNGFLYTVKSGDTMYFIAQRFGVHLNDLIAANPQIPDPNLIYPGQVICIPVKPSPGPCPGGFLYAVQSGDTMYFIAQRFGVSLEALIAANPQVTNPNLIYPGQVLCVPKTAPPPPPVPCPGGFHYTVQPGDTMYTIAQKFNVSLAALMAANPQVKDPSLIYPGQVICIPN; encoded by the coding sequence ATGAGCGATGTGGAAAAAAAGGTCGAAGCGACATCCGTAAGTGAGGCGGAAGCCAAGCATATGCAACCAGCGTGTCCCAATGGTTTCCTGTACACCGTCAAGTCCGGGGATACCATGTATTTCATAGCCCAGCGATTTGGTGTCCACTTGAATGATCTTATTGCTGCCAATCCCCAGATTCCTGATCCCAACCTTATCTATCCCGGCCAGGTAATTTGCATTCCGGTAAAGCCCTCTCCAGGACCCTGCCCCGGCGGCTTCCTTTATGCCGTTCAATCTGGTGATACCATGTATTTCATTGCCCAGCGCTTTGGCGTCAGCCTGGAGGCTTTAATCGCCGCCAATCCCCAGGTCACCAACCCGAACCTTATCTATCCCGGTCAGGTCCTCTGTGTTCCCAAAACAGCTCCCCCACCTCCCCCTGTACCCTGCCCGGGCGGTTTCCACTATACCGTCCAGCCAGGGGATACCATGTACACCATTGCCCAGAAGTTTAATGTCAGCCTGGCAGCCCTGATGGCAGCCAACCCCCAGGTCAAAGACCCGAGCCTTATCTATCCCGGCCAGGTAATTTGCATCCCTAATTAA
- a CDS encoding LysM peptidoglycan-binding domain-containing protein codes for MSEEVKKLEVAAAGGAEAQHVLPPCPNGFLYTVQPGDTMYFIAQRFGVSLEALIAANPQVVDPNLIYPGQVLCVPAKPAPAPCPNGFIYIVQPGDTLSGIASMFGTSVEQILAANPQITNPNLIYPGQRICIPIMPPVHPRRHCFMMHPTHHCPGAMGMGMIDMEKRELLVIARDIPDPRHFGMDHIALMVRYQETEKFKVVEMMPMAHGMMMGHHMMDGAMGTDPVFLIGAARRFPFFFGPLFLGAVFPIII; via the coding sequence ATGAGTGAGGAAGTAAAAAAGTTGGAGGTAGCAGCCGCGGGCGGAGCGGAAGCCCAGCATGTGTTACCCCCGTGTCCCAATGGCTTCCTATATACCGTCCAACCCGGTGATACCATGTACTTCATTGCCCAGCGGTTTGGCGTCAGCCTAGAGGCCCTCATAGCAGCCAATCCCCAGGTCGTAGACCCGAACCTTATCTACCCCGGCCAGGTACTCTGTGTCCCGGCTAAGCCCGCACCTGCGCCCTGTCCCAACGGCTTTATCTACATCGTCCAGCCCGGCGATACCCTCAGCGGTATTGCCAGTATGTTCGGCACCTCCGTAGAGCAGATCCTGGCAGCTAACCCGCAGATAACCAATCCTAATTTGATTTATCCCGGCCAGCGTATCTGTATCCCCATCATGCCACCGGTGCACCCCCGGCGCCACTGCTTTATGATGCATCCTACCCACCATTGCCCCGGGGCTATGGGCATGGGGATGATCGATATGGAAAAGCGGGAGCTACTTGTCATCGCTAGAGATATACCTGATCCCCGGCATTTTGGCATGGATCATATAGCCCTCATGGTGCGTTACCAGGAAACGGAGAAATTCAAGGTAGTTGAAATGATGCCTATGGCCCACGGCATGATGATGGGCCATCATATGATGGATGGCGCTATGGGTACAGATCCGGTCTTTCTAATCGGCGCTGCCCGCAGGTTCCCTTTCTTCTTTGGTCCGCTATTCCTGGGGGCTGTCTTTCCAATCATCATTTAA